From Ndongobacter massiliensis:
AACTCGTGGCGGAAATTGATGCTATATATGCAGAAGCTCCAACTACATCAGATTTAGCCGTAAGAAAAGCGAGAACTGCGCTTAACGTCACAAAAGACAATTTAATTACTGATGCGGAAATTGACAATAATCTTCCCCAATCATTAAGAAAGGATTATGTTGAATGAGTTACACAGTTACAAAAAGCGCAGGAGTCATTCCTCAAGAAACAAGAAGTTTAATTTCTAGACGGTATAAAAGTATTACTTCGGCAATCAACAGAGATTTTTGGTCAATCACGAGTGATACGAGCAATAGTTTTTATGTTGGTTCATATGGTAGAAACACTGCAATTTCCACTAGTGACATTGATATATTAACGGTACTACCGAATAGTGATTTTGACAGTTATAACAATTTAAAAGGAAATGCTCAGTCAAGACTTTTGCAAGCAGTTAGAAATGCCATTTTATCTTCTTATCCTCGCAGTGATATTCGGGCTGATGGTCAGGTTGTTAAAATTGCATTTTCGGATGGCATGTATTTCGAGATTTTGCCTGCATTTCAGAACAAAGACTGGTTTGGTAACTGGAGTAGTACATACACATACCCGAATTCAAATATGGGAGGCAATTGGAAATCAACCAATCCTAAAGCAGAACAGGAAGCGATAGCACAGAAAAATAGAAATAGTAACGGCTTGTTAGTGGATACTTGCAGACATCTTCGAGTCGTACGAGATACTTGCTTCAAAAGTTATCATTTGTCCGGAATAGTAATAGATACGTTTGTTTATGATGCTATAGAAGGTTGGCATTGGCTTGAGCTGGGTGAAGAATCAACTCCAAATATAATTTCATACGAGCAAGTCCTTATGAATTACTTTAATGACAACTTGACTTATATATCCGAATTACGTGCTCCTGGTAGTGGCGACTCAGTCAGCTTGGATAAAAGCAAAGAATGCCTTGGAAAAGTATTACGATTCATCGTTTGAGAAAATCAAACTAATTTTTGTATCAACCACTCCGTCCTTAGCCATCTCAAAACCGCTTGGAATAGCGGTTTTTCTTATGCTTATATTTATTATTTTTAACCTGTTTCACTCAATTTTTCACCTATTTTTGTTTCATCCATAAGGAAAACCTCTGAACAAATGAAAAGGCTTCCAATGGGCATTTTTAGAGTAAAGTTGAAAGCTGAAAAAAAGAAAATAAAAAAGCTTCGCAAGATCGTACGGGAACTTACGAAGCCGGTGCTTGAAATCGGTACTCTCTATAGCATTCCACCGATCTCTCGAATAGCACGGATGGCAGCATCCACTTCCTCGAAAGTATTGAAATAGGAGAAGGAGAATCGGACCATGCCCTGTTCCACCGTTTGAAACTTTTCGTGAATCAAAGGGGCGCAATGCGCCCCCGGGCGGACTTCAATATTATAGTTTTCCTCCAACAGCAGTGCCAACTCCGAAGAATTCATATCTCGAAGGTTCAGGCTGACAAGCGCGGTGGACGATCCTTCCGGCAACGTAGGCCTTTTGGAGTAAATTTTTATTCCCGGTACGGTACAGATGCCGTCGTAGAACCGTTGCGCAAGGGTGATTAATTTTTGGTGGATTTCAGAGAGCCCGACGCTTTTTAGAAAGTCAATACTCGCCTTCATGGCAATGCAGTCCATGTAATTAGCGGTTCCGGGTTCAAAAATGGCCGGGAAAGAGTGGGGCCCCTCTTTGGAAAAGGAATTGGAGCCGGATCCGCCGCAAAAAACCGGTTGAAAATCAAAATCTCCATTTTTGAGAATAAAGCCGGCACCGCTCGGCCCATAGAGCGACTTATGACCGGTCATGACAAAAAGGCTGTGATCGTAGCGGGACAGATCGATGTCAAAGGTTCCTGCTGTTTGACTCATATCAACCATTAAAATCAGGTTATGCGCTTTACAGAAAGCATGAATCCGATCTAAATCATTGATGCTTCCCAGGAGATTGGAAGCGTGATTTATGATGACAAAGCGCGTTTCTTTTCGACGCAGTTTTTCCAGATCTTCATAGGCAACTTCTAAATTTTCGGCAATGTCCAGGAAAGAGAGGGGGCAGCCGGAAAGATAGAGGGGGCGGAGTACGGAATTGTGCTCGCCCAGGTCGGTGATAACGTGATCTTTTTTGCGTACCAGTGAACGGATCAGAAAATTGAGCCCAAACGTCGCATTTTGACAGAAGGCAATGTCCATGGGATTCTTGCAATGAAAAAGATTCGCAAGGGCTTTGCGCGTTGCAAGGATCGCCAACATGCTGTTTTGACTCTTTTGATGGCCGCTTCTTGCCGGGTTCCCGTAACGGTGCGATTTTATGATCGTTGTGTAGGCATCGGCAAGGGCGTCCGGTTTTTTGAGACTGGTGGCGGCATTATCGAAATACATATTTTTCCACCTTTCTTCGGCCGTCAATTTTTTTTAACGTATAAGTGGATTCAAAGCCTTTATTTTCCAGTAAGGCAAGGGCCCGATCAAAGTCATTCGGCAAAATCCGCAGGGCGAAGCCGCACCCGGCGTCGATTTCCGGGGGCAGGGGAATCAGTCGCGCCTGTTCCAATCCCTGTACTCGGTCTAAGGCGAGGGTGGCTTCGTCTGTGGATGCAAAGGAAAAAAGAATAAAATCAGCAGGGTGTGACAACATGGTTTTCCCGCATCAGTTCTACGATTCGGTACATATTTGTGATCGTCCCCACTTGCAGATCTTCCTTCAGCTTGTAGTTGCCGAGACAGAGACCGCAGGAAAGAATTTCAACGCCCTTTGCTTCCAGCCCCCTCATATCCTCGATAACTTTCTCGTTTTTCGTGGTGTTGAAAACCCCACGGTTGTAGAAAATGACTGCTTTCGGCAACACATCCTGCTCCGTCAAGGCATAGAGGAAACCTTCCAGAAGCGATTTTGAAAACGCAGGATCGCCGTCCGAAATCACGTCCGATTTGACGACAACCACATAGGAAGCCCCCCCCATCGCATATTGTGTTTCGTCAAATGTTTCCGCCGCCTGCGCATTTTCATCGCGCGCAATCGTCACGGCATATTCCCGGGGGGCACGCTTCTCAACGCTTGCCTGCATATGCAGGGCCTCCGCCATTTTGGCAAGGTTTTGTGTGGCGACTTCATTGTCTACGAGGATCCGGAACATGGTTTCCTCATTATTTTCCCGCATTGCTTTTTTCGTTTCAATGACGGGCAGGGGGCATACTAAACCCAGGGCGTTGATTTCTTTCACTTTTTTCTCCTTTACCGTTTTTTCGGATCTTGAATCCGAAGCTATCGTCGCAATAGAACGGCGATTTTCCAATAGCAAATTTATTTTACAATGAGTGCGTAAGAGCGCCTCTTTTTCACATGACCGATTTCCCAAAGCGGGAGACCCTTTTCTTGAAAGGCAGCCACAATTTTCGATGCTTCCATCTCACTGACGGCAACACAAAGACCGCCGGAGGTCTGTGGGTCAAAGAGCACTTCCTGCAGAGCAAAATCATCCCGGATGAATTCCACCGCACTCTCAATATAATTCCGGTTGTTCTGTCCGCCGGAAGTGTAGAGAAATTCACCGGCGAGTTCCCGGGCGGGCTCCAACAGGGGAACCTTTTTTGAATCGACAACAATCGTAAAATCGTCTCCCGCCATTTCATAGAGATGCCCCAAAAGGCCGAAGCCCGTGATGTCCGTCGCGGCGTGAATGTCGTAATTTACAAAAATATCCCGACTGTACTTATTCAGCGTAGCCATTTGTTCTACACAGACGTCAAATGCACTCTGAGGAACAAGGCCTTGCGGATAATTGGCCGAAATCAGCCCGGTCCCGAGTTTTTTTGTCAGAAGAATCACATCGCCATCCTGTGGCGTGTGATTTCTCCAGATTTTTTTCGTGTTCACCTTGCCGGTCACCGCCAGTCCGTACTTGATGGAAGGGTCGTGAATGGAGTGCCCGCCGGTTAAAGAGCCGCCGGCTTCGGACACCTTGTCATTGCCGCCGCGCAGGATTTCCTGCAAGATGTGCAGATCTTCTTCGATAGGAAACAGCGCGATATTCAGGGCGGAAACGACTTCGCCGCCCATGGCATAAACGTCCGAAAGAGAATTGGCTGCTGCAATCTGGCCAAAGGTGTAAGGATCCTCGATCATCGGCGGGAAAAAGTCAAGCGTTTGAATGATGGACAGGCTGTCGTCAATTTTCAGAACGGCAGCATCATCTTTTTTATCAAAGCCGACAATGATATCGTTTCGGCGCAAGGGTATAATATCCTTCAAAATCTTATCCAAGTTGGCTGCCGCGATTTTCGCATTACAGCCGCCGCAGACTTGAATTTTCGGCATTTCGGCGTCCTTTCTACCAGATACTCAGCAGCGTTTGGCCGCTTGTCGGCCGTATCGCTGATTCGAACTTCCTGTATTTGAGGAAATTTTTATAAACTATAATAAACATTATAACGAAAACATGTGGCACGAGCGAATTCTCTTGTGAAGTACCGTGCCGGATAAGTATGTTTATTAAAAAAAACAATATTTTATTCTTCTGAAATTCTTTGACAAGAATTCTGGTTTTTTGGTAATATTCAATAGGACAAGGTTTTCTTTCAAAGGCGGTCAGTTCGAGAGAAAACAGTTACTATATTTTAGGAGGCGTCATTATGTTTGAAAAGTGGTTTCATCTTAAAGAACACAATGTAACCGTAAAGAGCGAAATGGCTGCGGGACTTACGACATTTATGACCATGGCCTACATCTTGGCGGTGAACCCGCAGATTTTGAGCCTTGCCGGAACGGAAGCAAATCCTTTCCCGGCGGGCGGCATTCTCATTGCGACGGCGATTGCATCGTGTTTCGCATGTATTTGCATGGCCTTTTTCTCGAATTTGCCGTTTGCACTTGCACCCGGCATGGGGCTGAATGCCTATTTCACGTACACGGTTTGCATGTCGTATGGCTACGCTTGGCAATTTGCATTGTTTGCTGTATTTGTGGAAGGACTTATTTTTCTTGTATTATCACTGACCAATGTGCGGGAAGCCATTTTCAACGCGATTCCGATCAGCCTGAAGCAGGCGATCAGCGCCGGCATCGGGCTCTTCATCGCATTTATCGGATTGCAAAGCGCACATATTGTCATTGAAAGCCCAACATTGGTGGGATTGCAGAATTTTAAGGCAACGATACATACTGCCGGCATCTGTGCCATTCTCTGCTTAGTCGGCGTTCTTTTGATTGCCATCATGTCCCATAAAAAGGTCAAGGGCGCCATCCTGTACGGCATCCTGATTACCTGGGCACTCGGCATGATTGCGCAAGCCGTCGGAATTTATATTCCGGATGTGGAAAACGGATTTTTCTCCTTGTATCCGAGTTTCGGCATGCCGGACTTTTCCCAATTCGGGCAGATCGTCGGACAATGCTTCAAGTTTGATTTTTCTTCCGTCGAAGTCCTCGATTTTGTCGTTATTATGTTTGCATTCCTGTTTGTCGATATCTTTGATACGCTGGGCACCCTGATCGGCGTGGCGTCCAAAGCGGATATGCTGGACGAAAACGGCCGCCTTCCTTCCATCAAGGGCGCGCTTTTTGCCGATGCGATGGGGACCACGGTCGGCGCCGTTTTGGGCACTTCGACCGTTACAACTTTTGTCGAAAGTGCAGCAGGCGTCGCCGAGGGCGGACGCACTGGTCTTACCGCGCTGACCACCGGCGGACTTTTCCTACTGTCCATTCTACTGGCTCCGCTGTTCATTTCCATTCCGGGTTTTGCCACGGCCGCAGCCTTGATTTACGTCGGTTTCTTAATGCTGACCTCCATCCTCAAGGTCAATTTCGATAATCTGACCGAAGCGGTTCCTGCGTATATCGCGTTGATTTCCATGCCCTTCTTCTACAGCATTGCGGAAGGCATTTCCTTTGGCATCATTTCCTATGTCATCATCAATCTTGTCACGGGCAACAGCAAAAAGATCAGCGGTCTGATGTACGCATTGGGCATCGTCTTTATTCTCCGCTACATCTTCCTTGTTTGACGACATGAAAGAAAAAGATAGCCACCGCGACATTCCGTTGGTGAACTGGATGGAATGACGCAATACGGCCTGCACCGGGGGACTGACCGACCGGGCAGGCCGCTTGTTTACCGGAAAGGAAGTACGAATGTCAAAATTACAATCCGATAACGATCATGCGCAACGACTCGTCGCCTTGCAGCATCGCGTGGAGGTCGCTGCCGGACGTCAACCGGCGGACCTGCTTCTAAAAAATGTAAAAATTGTCGATGTCGGAACGGCACAAATCCGAGAAGGATCCATTGCCGTGGCGGATGGGCGAATTGTCGGCTTTGAGGCCTGTGCGGCCAAGAAAGTGGTGGATTGTGAAGGGCTTTACGCCCTCCCGGGGCTGATCGACGGGCATATTCATATTGAATCCTCCATGGTCACCCCGGAAGAACTCAGTCGGCTGCTCGTTCCGCACGGGACAACGACCATTATTGCGGATCCGCATGAAATTGTGAATGTGGCAGGGTTGGATGGCATGAATTATATGTTGGAGGCGGCATCGAAGGCGGCATTGCATATTGAATATATGTTGCCATCCTGTGTGCCTGCGACGCCGTTTGAACATGCCGGCGCCGTTCTCGATGCGCAGGCGCTGCGGGAGCCGTTGCAAGACGAGCGGATCCGAGGGCTGGGGGAATTCATGAATGCGGTGGGCGTGGTCAAAGCGGATCGGGACTGTCTCGAGAAAATCGTCACCGCCCAGGAAGCCGGGAAGCAGATTGACGGGCACAGCCCCGGACTGACCGGCGGCGCGCTCAGCGCATATGCCGGAGCGGGGGTGAGCAATGATCACGAATGCTCGACCTGTGCGGAAATGGAAGAGCGCTTGTTTAACGGCATGTACATTTTGTTGCGCCACGGCTCCGCCTGTCATAATCTCGAAGATCTGCTGCCCGCCGTTACGACGGCGAACAGCCGGCGTTGTCTGCTTTGTTCAGATGATCGGCAGGCGCATACCATTTTGACCGAAGGACATGTGGAAGATCTCTTGCGTCGCTGCGTCGCTTTCGGCATTGACCCGGTGATTGCCGTGCAGATGGCGACTTTGAATGCGGCGGAAGCCTTCGGACTTTCCGATCGCGGGGCGCTGTTTCCGGGCAGAAGGGCGGACATCACTCTGGTCGAGGATCTGACTTCCTTTCATGTGCGTCGTGTTTATATCGACGGTGTGGAAACGGCACGCGAGGGACGCTATTTACCGGCGGTGGAGCGCGCGGACATCACACCGGTGCGCGGTCGTTTTTTTGTTAAAGCGTTTTCGGAAGAGAAACTCAAACTGCCCCTCCGGTCCGATCGCGTTCGCGTCATCGAAATTTTGCCGGGCGGCGTGGTGACGGGAAAGCGCACGGCTTCAGTGAAACGGGACAAGCATGGAAATTTCTTGCCGCAAGCGAATGAAGACATTGTAAAATTGGCCGTTGTGGAGCGCCACCGCAACACGGGCAATGTCGCCTGCGCACTTTTGGCTGGCTACGGATTAAAACGGGGCGCCGTTGCGGTTTCTATCGCGCATGATTCGCACAATATCATTGTCGCGGGACGAAACGACGCGGATATGGCGCTCGCCGTTCGTACGCTAATTGAACAGGAAGGCGGAATTGTTCTCATAAAGGAAGGGCGGGTGCTTGGAACGATGCCGCTGCCGGTGGGCGGAATCATGAGTGATCAACCGGGCGAGTGGGTCAGCGAACGCCTTGCGCAGCTGCACGACCTTGCCATCCGGGAATTGGGCGTCAACAGCAAGATCGACCCGATCATGACACTGAGCTTCATGGCCCTGCCGGTGATCCCGGAACTGAAACTGACCGATATGGGGCTTTTCGATGTCGAGCGCTTTCAATTCGTCCCCGTAGAAGCGGAGGAAGAATAGTACGAATTGGAAATGGCAGCGGTCGAATCGTCGGATCCGGCCGCTTTTTAATACGAAAAAAATTTTTTCAAAACAGTAGACCTGGGATAAAGAAAATGATAAAATTCATACCGGCATGTAACATATCACTTATAACCCTATAACACCTATTTGGAGGAAGTAATGAAAAACAAGTCGAATGCAAACGTTACCGTCGACAATATTTACCGCCTGGAGGGGCGTGTGCCCATTGCCAAGGCCA
This genomic window contains:
- a CDS encoding SMODS domain-containing nucleotidyltransferase gives rise to the protein MSYTVTKSAGVIPQETRSLISRRYKSITSAINRDFWSITSDTSNSFYVGSYGRNTAISTSDIDILTVLPNSDFDSYNNLKGNAQSRLLQAVRNAILSSYPRSDIRADGQVVKIAFSDGMYFEILPAFQNKDWFGNWSSTYTYPNSNMGGNWKSTNPKAEQEAIAQKNRNSNGLLVDTCRHLRVVRDTCFKSYHLSGIVIDTFVYDAIEGWHWLELGEESTPNIISYEQVLMNYFNDNLTYISELRAPGSGDSVSLDKSKECLGKVLRFIV
- the yedF gene encoding sulfurtransferase-like selenium metabolism protein YedF, yielding MKEINALGLVCPLPVIETKKAMRENNEETMFRILVDNEVATQNLAKMAEALHMQASVEKRAPREYAVTIARDENAQAAETFDETQYAMGGASYVVVVKSDVISDGDPAFSKSLLEGFLYALTEQDVLPKAVIFYNRGVFNTTKNEKVIEDMRGLEAKGVEILSCGLCLGNYKLKEDLQVGTITNMYRIVELMRENHVVTPC
- a CDS encoding aminotransferase class V-fold PLP-dependent enzyme, with the translated sequence MYFDNAATSLKKPDALADAYTTIIKSHRYGNPARSGHQKSQNSMLAILATRKALANLFHCKNPMDIAFCQNATFGLNFLIRSLVRKKDHVITDLGEHNSVLRPLYLSGCPLSFLDIAENLEVAYEDLEKLRRKETRFVIINHASNLLGSINDLDRIHAFCKAHNLILMVDMSQTAGTFDIDLSRYDHSLFVMTGHKSLYGPSGAGFILKNGDFDFQPVFCGGSGSNSFSKEGPHSFPAIFEPGTANYMDCIAMKASIDFLKSVGLSEIHQKLITLAQRFYDGICTVPGIKIYSKRPTLPEGSSTALVSLNLRDMNSSELALLLEENYNIEVRPGAHCAPLIHEKFQTVEQGMVRFSFSYFNTFEEVDAAIRAIREIGGML
- a CDS encoding DUF3343 domain-containing protein; this translates as MLSHPADFILFSFASTDEATLALDRVQGLEQARLIPLPPEIDAGCGFALRILPNDFDRALALLENKGFESTYTLKKIDGRRKVEKYVFR
- a CDS encoding NCS2 family permease, with the protein product MFEKWFHLKEHNVTVKSEMAAGLTTFMTMAYILAVNPQILSLAGTEANPFPAGGILIATAIASCFACICMAFFSNLPFALAPGMGLNAYFTYTVCMSYGYAWQFALFAVFVEGLIFLVLSLTNVREAIFNAIPISLKQAISAGIGLFIAFIGLQSAHIVIESPTLVGLQNFKATIHTAGICAILCLVGVLLIAIMSHKKVKGAILYGILITWALGMIAQAVGIYIPDVENGFFSLYPSFGMPDFSQFGQIVGQCFKFDFSSVEVLDFVVIMFAFLFVDIFDTLGTLIGVASKADMLDENGRLPSIKGALFADAMGTTVGAVLGTSTVTTFVESAAGVAEGGRTGLTALTTGGLFLLSILLAPLFISIPGFATAAALIYVGFLMLTSILKVNFDNLTEAVPAYIALISMPFFYSIAEGISFGIISYVIINLVTGNSKKISGLMYALGIVFILRYIFLV
- the ade gene encoding adenine deaminase, with protein sequence MSKLQSDNDHAQRLVALQHRVEVAAGRQPADLLLKNVKIVDVGTAQIREGSIAVADGRIVGFEACAAKKVVDCEGLYALPGLIDGHIHIESSMVTPEELSRLLVPHGTTTIIADPHEIVNVAGLDGMNYMLEAASKAALHIEYMLPSCVPATPFEHAGAVLDAQALREPLQDERIRGLGEFMNAVGVVKADRDCLEKIVTAQEAGKQIDGHSPGLTGGALSAYAGAGVSNDHECSTCAEMEERLFNGMYILLRHGSACHNLEDLLPAVTTANSRRCLLCSDDRQAHTILTEGHVEDLLRRCVAFGIDPVIAVQMATLNAAEAFGLSDRGALFPGRRADITLVEDLTSFHVRRVYIDGVETAREGRYLPAVERADITPVRGRFFVKAFSEEKLKLPLRSDRVRVIEILPGGVVTGKRTASVKRDKHGNFLPQANEDIVKLAVVERHRNTGNVACALLAGYGLKRGAVAVSIAHDSHNIIVAGRNDADMALAVRTLIEQEGGIVLIKEGRVLGTMPLPVGGIMSDQPGEWVSERLAQLHDLAIRELGVNSKIDPIMTLSFMALPVIPELKLTDMGLFDVERFQFVPVEAEEE
- the selD gene encoding selenide, water dikinase SelD — translated: MPKIQVCGGCNAKIAAANLDKILKDIIPLRRNDIIVGFDKKDDAAVLKIDDSLSIIQTLDFFPPMIEDPYTFGQIAAANSLSDVYAMGGEVVSALNIALFPIEEDLHILQEILRGGNDKVSEAGGSLTGGHSIHDPSIKYGLAVTGKVNTKKIWRNHTPQDGDVILLTKKLGTGLISANYPQGLVPQSAFDVCVEQMATLNKYSRDIFVNYDIHAATDITGFGLLGHLYEMAGDDFTIVVDSKKVPLLEPARELAGEFLYTSGGQNNRNYIESAVEFIRDDFALQEVLFDPQTSGGLCVAVSEMEASKIVAAFQEKGLPLWEIGHVKKRRSYALIVK